One Prosthecobacter dejongeii DNA window includes the following coding sequences:
- a CDS encoding carbon-nitrogen family hydrolase, with product MNIYALQLDSIWENKQANFAKVQALLSTAPPVAGSLIVLPEMFATGFSCELTVTAEALAGETEIFLKTLAQQWQCTVLGGLVTQNTQGQGDNQALVIGPDGSELARYTKIHPFSLGGESAAHTPGKETLVFEWQGLKMAPLVCYDLRFPELARSALKQGAEVLIYIAAWPARRIQHWLTLLQARAIENQAYVLGVNRCGQEPQYSYCGRSVLVDPHGVIVADASDGEKILKAEIHPATVREWRRDFPAVTDYLSR from the coding sequence ATGAACATCTATGCCCTCCAGCTCGACTCCATCTGGGAAAATAAACAGGCCAACTTTGCCAAAGTTCAGGCCTTGCTCTCCACCGCCCCTCCCGTAGCTGGGTCCCTCATCGTTTTACCGGAAATGTTCGCCACCGGATTTAGTTGTGAACTGACGGTTACAGCCGAAGCCCTCGCGGGGGAAACGGAGATCTTTTTGAAGACCCTGGCGCAGCAGTGGCAATGCACCGTTTTAGGAGGGCTGGTAACTCAGAATACACAAGGCCAAGGCGACAATCAGGCACTGGTGATCGGCCCAGATGGGAGCGAGCTAGCCCGATATACAAAGATCCACCCTTTCAGCCTGGGAGGGGAATCTGCCGCACACACTCCAGGAAAGGAAACGCTCGTGTTTGAATGGCAAGGGCTAAAGATGGCCCCGCTCGTGTGTTACGATCTGCGCTTCCCCGAGCTAGCCCGTTCAGCCCTCAAGCAGGGTGCCGAGGTGTTGATCTACATAGCCGCCTGGCCGGCGCGCCGCATCCAGCACTGGCTAACCCTGCTCCAAGCTCGCGCCATCGAAAATCAAGCCTATGTGTTAGGGGTGAACCGCTGCGGGCAGGAGCCACAATACAGCTACTGTGGTCGTAGCGTGTTGGTGGATCCCCACGGTGTCATCGTGGCAGATGCGTCAGATGGTGAAAAGATCCTCAAGGCTGAAATCCACCCCGCAACGGTGCGGGAGTGGCGGCGAGATTTCCCTGCCGTGACGGATTATCTGAGCCGATAG
- a CDS encoding alginate export family protein codes for MIALLFRRLTQLWKITPALTLAGFFLIMPYLAAEDGQASYYRAPKSYSTTRDPDVPKYATQASKSGWSTLKEADWLDLGLDYRFRYEYRDDDLRRSEVGLDDPLLHRTRAYLGVREVLDPFRFAVEMQDSRRYNSHYPRDNRDVNEFEIIRLYAELYFENALGKDALGNDRPVSLRYGIHNFEFLDRRLIGNNQWRNTANTFQGFHGTLGQERNDWQLDLLAVQPLNRLKYDWDRPVEQQWMYAAIGHWRRWSDIITLEPYYLALSQSAHDDVQERLVHSPGLRGYGVMGKTGFDYDFNLVYQFGRNGSQDVQAYAGTAEVGYSFKHSWQPRFSLFYGYASGDEDPNDNEDNRFERFFGFGRPWSANDYIVYENISTPKLRLELTPSKKVRMDLGYSFYWLASDTDRFSAANLRDRQGQSGSMIGHEFDGRIRWQVTPKVEAILGYAHFTAGDFTRGQGRPQDTDFAYLEISLKAF; via the coding sequence ATGATCGCACTCCTCTTTCGCAGGCTCACCCAGCTCTGGAAGATTACCCCAGCTTTGACCCTTGCTGGTTTCTTTTTGATCATGCCTTACCTAGCCGCTGAGGACGGGCAAGCGAGTTACTATCGCGCACCCAAGAGCTACAGCACCACGCGCGACCCTGACGTGCCGAAGTATGCCACTCAGGCCTCGAAATCAGGCTGGAGCACTCTAAAGGAGGCAGACTGGTTGGATCTCGGTTTGGACTATCGTTTCCGTTACGAATACCGGGACGATGATCTCCGCCGCAGTGAGGTGGGCCTGGATGACCCTCTCCTTCATCGTACCCGAGCTTACTTGGGAGTTCGTGAAGTGCTGGACCCTTTTCGTTTCGCGGTGGAGATGCAGGACTCTCGCCGATACAATAGCCATTACCCGAGGGATAACCGAGATGTGAATGAGTTCGAGATCATCCGTCTTTATGCTGAACTGTATTTTGAAAATGCTCTGGGTAAAGATGCTTTGGGCAATGACCGCCCTGTAAGCCTGCGTTATGGCATTCATAACTTTGAGTTTTTAGACCGTCGTCTCATCGGGAATAACCAATGGCGTAATACGGCCAATACGTTTCAAGGTTTTCATGGCACCCTTGGGCAGGAGCGGAATGATTGGCAGTTAGACTTGCTCGCAGTGCAGCCTCTGAACCGCCTGAAATATGACTGGGACAGGCCCGTGGAGCAGCAGTGGATGTATGCCGCGATCGGTCATTGGCGGCGCTGGTCAGACATCATTACGCTGGAGCCCTACTACCTCGCCCTCAGCCAGTCTGCCCATGACGATGTACAAGAAAGGCTGGTCCATTCCCCCGGTCTTCGTGGTTATGGTGTGATGGGGAAAACGGGCTTTGATTATGATTTCAATCTGGTTTATCAATTCGGCCGGAATGGCTCGCAAGATGTCCAGGCTTATGCAGGCACGGCGGAAGTGGGATACAGTTTCAAACACTCTTGGCAGCCGCGCTTTAGCCTGTTTTATGGTTATGCCAGCGGGGACGAAGATCCCAATGACAATGAAGACAACCGTTTCGAGCGCTTCTTTGGTTTTGGTCGTCCGTGGTCGGCCAATGACTACATAGTTTATGAAAACATCAGCACACCGAAGCTGCGTCTTGAGCTGACACCTTCTAAAAAAGTGCGCATGGATCTAGGCTACAGTTTCTACTGGTTGGCCAGTGATACGGACCGCTTTTCTGCGGCGAATCTTCGGGACCGCCAGGGCCAGAGTGGCAGCATGATCGGCCATGAATTCGATGGGCGTATCCGCTGGCAAGTGACACCGAAAGTGGAGGCGATCCTCGGTTACGCCCACTTCACCGCAGGAGACTTTACCCGCGGGCAAGGTCGCCCACAGGACACTGACTTTGCCTATCTCGAGATCAGCCTCAAAGCTTTCTAA
- a CDS encoding secretin N-terminal domain-containing protein codes for MIVSFRRILLAACLAPVTALLAQIPPQARPTNPNAVPPPGAAGFNRPRPNVPPTGGNQARPAGGGNAAATGEERPAIRPEDAIKPGGGVELQFPNTPLSQILLVYEDLTGLKIIRDAAIEQVTVSIETTGELPKDRAIMFIEKSLLLNGYSFAPAGEGMVKILGEGKKAQAEGAPLFEAASDLPETDQVVSFVAILKYLSPDDAVKAIDQIIPRHSYGVITTVPNAKALVIVENSNTIRSILALLERLDVKPGATVTKRIQLVRSDAEDVKKALDEILGLDEKEGGANGSTGGRATATPALGQQPGGIPQQLAALPGSVDGSTAAEVKPKILSIPRTNRLLVIAMPETLTYIETLVEELDAASELRTFVSRTLNYLGVEAAMGIISDAIARTEGEDSGSGSSGGVNSLGQPNNSSNNRNGTTGTSSNGTGGSGLFGNSLSGSNSGSSSFGGSGGFGSSSGGGLSGGSGGFGSGGGNLQPLRPNNGPRSLVIGKTLLISDPTANSIFASGPPEHLRVLNEILDELDRRPQQILISAVIGEVQLGKDESFGIETLFRARNNATSTGATRGIASQLGNSIAPLNPRTAISLTDLAARSGLTFYGGIREGVDIIVNALDSRTDFKVISRPSVFTMNNTAANISSGSSFPIATSTQGFVGGGANNGLLSNVQYQDVVLSLNIIPLINSPDELTLQISQENSEVAGSTEIAENTYPVLTKQQLNTVVMCKNNSTVLLGGLIRESDEKNKVNVPFLSNVPILKYLTGSTSDEKDRRELLIFIEPRIVETMHDLPPTAQDGAGNSPFGRETMEFFDSEKKMDREAAAMAKQSVLQPVKRNRVKELVRKLFRRGDPDIERPAPMASE; via the coding sequence ATGATCGTTTCTTTTCGCCGCATTCTTTTGGCTGCCTGCCTGGCCCCTGTGACGGCCCTCCTGGCTCAGATTCCGCCCCAGGCTCGTCCCACGAATCCAAACGCCGTTCCTCCGCCAGGAGCTGCTGGATTCAATCGTCCCCGGCCTAATGTCCCGCCCACAGGTGGTAACCAGGCCCGTCCCGCTGGCGGTGGAAATGCGGCCGCAACCGGAGAGGAACGCCCTGCCATCCGCCCGGAAGATGCCATCAAGCCGGGAGGCGGCGTAGAACTGCAATTCCCAAACACGCCGCTGTCTCAGATCCTCCTCGTTTATGAGGATCTCACCGGATTAAAAATCATTCGCGATGCCGCCATTGAGCAGGTGACGGTCTCCATCGAGACCACGGGTGAATTGCCCAAAGACCGGGCCATCATGTTCATCGAAAAGAGCCTTTTGCTCAATGGTTACTCCTTCGCGCCTGCTGGCGAGGGCATGGTCAAAATCTTGGGTGAAGGCAAGAAAGCCCAGGCTGAAGGTGCGCCCCTTTTTGAGGCGGCGTCTGATCTGCCTGAGACGGATCAGGTGGTGAGCTTCGTCGCCATTCTAAAGTATCTCTCCCCGGATGATGCGGTGAAAGCAATTGACCAAATCATTCCTCGCCACAGCTACGGCGTTATCACCACGGTGCCCAATGCCAAAGCCCTCGTCATTGTCGAAAACAGCAACACCATCCGCTCCATCCTTGCTTTGCTCGAGCGTCTGGATGTGAAACCTGGTGCCACCGTGACCAAGCGGATTCAGCTCGTTCGCTCGGATGCGGAAGATGTGAAAAAGGCGCTGGATGAAATCTTAGGCCTGGATGAAAAAGAGGGGGGGGCAAATGGCAGCACCGGAGGTCGTGCCACCGCCACACCCGCGCTCGGCCAGCAGCCCGGCGGCATTCCGCAGCAGCTAGCAGCTCTGCCTGGCAGTGTGGATGGCTCGACCGCAGCGGAGGTAAAGCCGAAAATTCTCTCCATTCCACGCACCAACCGTCTGCTGGTTATCGCCATGCCTGAGACGCTGACTTACATCGAGACTCTTGTGGAAGAGCTGGATGCGGCCTCGGAGCTCCGCACCTTTGTTTCTCGCACGCTGAATTATCTAGGCGTCGAAGCGGCCATGGGCATCATCAGTGACGCCATTGCCCGCACGGAAGGGGAAGACTCCGGCTCTGGCAGCAGTGGTGGCGTCAATAGTCTGGGCCAGCCTAACAACTCATCGAACAATCGGAACGGCACCACGGGAACCTCCAGCAATGGCACCGGCGGCAGTGGCCTTTTTGGCAATAGCCTGAGTGGCTCCAATAGTGGCAGCAGCAGCTTTGGCGGCAGCGGTGGTTTCGGTAGCAGCAGTGGCGGTGGCCTTTCTGGCGGAAGTGGCGGCTTTGGTTCTGGCGGTGGAAATCTACAGCCCCTGCGGCCTAACAATGGACCGCGTTCTTTGGTCATCGGGAAGACACTGCTCATCAGTGATCCCACGGCGAATTCCATCTTTGCTTCTGGCCCGCCCGAGCATCTTCGGGTGCTCAATGAGATCCTGGATGAATTGGATCGTCGTCCTCAACAGATTCTCATCTCTGCCGTGATCGGTGAAGTCCAGCTTGGTAAAGACGAGTCCTTTGGTATCGAGACGCTTTTCCGTGCTCGCAACAATGCCACCTCCACAGGCGCCACCCGCGGTATCGCTTCCCAGTTGGGGAACTCCATCGCCCCACTCAATCCCCGCACGGCCATCAGTTTGACGGATCTTGCGGCGCGCAGTGGCCTGACTTTTTACGGCGGTATTCGTGAAGGCGTGGACATCATTGTGAATGCGCTGGATAGCCGCACGGATTTCAAAGTCATCTCTCGCCCATCCGTCTTCACGATGAACAACACGGCTGCCAATATCAGCAGCGGTTCATCCTTCCCCATCGCCACTTCCACTCAGGGATTCGTCGGCGGCGGTGCCAACAATGGTCTGCTTTCCAACGTCCAGTATCAGGATGTGGTGCTCAGCCTGAACATCATTCCTCTGATCAATTCTCCCGATGAACTGACGCTGCAAATCTCTCAGGAAAACAGCGAAGTGGCAGGCAGCACAGAGATCGCTGAAAACACCTACCCCGTCTTGACCAAGCAGCAGCTCAATACGGTGGTGATGTGCAAAAACAACTCCACAGTCCTTTTGGGCGGCCTCATCCGCGAGAGTGATGAGAAGAACAAGGTTAATGTGCCCTTCCTCTCAAATGTGCCCATTCTGAAGTATCTGACGGGCTCCACCAGCGATGAAAAAGATCGCCGCGAACTGCTCATCTTCATTGAGCCGCGCATCGTGGAAACGATGCATGATCTGCCGCCGACAGCACAGGACGGTGCTGGTAACAGCCCCTTCGGACGTGAAACCATGGAATTCTTTGATAGCGAGAAAAAAATGGATCGTGAGGCTGCCGCTATGGCCAAGCAGTCTGTCTTGCAGCCTGTGAAGCGCAATCGTGTCAAAGAACTCGTCCGGAAACTTTTCCGCCGGGGAGATCCTGATATCGAACGGCCAGCACCTATGGCCTCGGAGTAG
- a CDS encoding ABC transporter ATP-binding protein, which yields MSIQDKLGDSSTAKLSIKNVSKLFRGARQTVTALEDINLEVEDGEFVCLLGASGCGKSTLLNLIAGLEKPTEGTIQSDGQDITGPGRQRMVMFQEHALFPWLDVIGNVLFGLNLKPGLTQDDRRELAMFYLKLVGLEKFSQSNIHELSGGMKQRVALARALAPNPQVLLMDEPFAALDAMTREQLYADLQNIQQKRRKTVIFVTHNVREAVCLGDRVLLFTPRPGRIHNEYRITLPRARDINDVAVAQLASTITADLKKHTPSA from the coding sequence ATGAGTATCCAAGACAAGCTGGGAGATTCCAGCACAGCCAAACTGAGCATTAAAAATGTCTCCAAGCTTTTTCGTGGAGCCCGGCAGACCGTTACAGCGCTGGAAGACATCAATCTGGAAGTAGAAGATGGCGAATTTGTCTGTCTTCTGGGGGCCAGTGGTTGTGGTAAAAGCACATTGCTGAACCTGATTGCAGGCTTGGAGAAACCAACGGAGGGGACGATCCAATCGGATGGTCAGGACATCACAGGTCCTGGGCGGCAGCGCATGGTCATGTTCCAAGAGCATGCGCTTTTCCCTTGGCTGGATGTGATTGGAAATGTGCTTTTTGGGCTCAATTTGAAACCAGGCCTGACCCAGGATGATCGGCGGGAACTGGCCATGTTTTATCTCAAACTGGTGGGGCTGGAAAAGTTCTCCCAGTCAAACATTCATGAGCTCTCTGGCGGGATGAAACAGCGCGTGGCTCTGGCCCGTGCCTTAGCACCGAACCCTCAGGTGCTGCTGATGGATGAGCCCTTTGCAGCCTTGGATGCCATGACTCGCGAGCAGCTCTATGCAGATCTTCAAAACATCCAGCAAAAGCGCCGCAAGACTGTGATCTTCGTCACCCACAACGTGCGTGAAGCCGTTTGTCTGGGGGACCGTGTCTTGCTCTTCACGCCGCGCCCAGGTCGCATTCACAATGAGTATCGCATCACCCTGCCACGTGCGCGTGACATCAATGATGTGGCTGTGGCCCAACTCGCCAGCACCATCACCGCCGACCTTAAAAAACACACCCCTTCTGCATGA
- a CDS encoding ABC transporter substrate-binding protein, giving the protein MNRRHFLSTLGAAGLSACGKKPADANAAVRFGHFPNITHIQGLVAHALSRQGKGWFEPRLGVPVEWFVYNAGPSATEAIFARSLDVTYIGPSPVLNAYAKSKGTEIRVLSGAATGGSALVVRPEANIQTPADFKGKRIATPQLGNTQDVQLRAWLSDNGIKVTATGGEASVLPTQNPDQLALFIKRDIDAVWTVEPWVSRLELEAGGKIFVEDKGTFATILASSVAFLKDRPELAKKLVAAHEELTEWIQKNPLEARKLIQSELKELTTKAPGEELLDRALPRVLLNTEVNRAGLDEMVISAQKAGFLKDIPSLDALLPQL; this is encoded by the coding sequence ATGAATCGCAGACACTTTCTTTCCACCCTCGGTGCCGCTGGTCTTTCTGCCTGCGGCAAAAAACCTGCGGATGCGAATGCCGCCGTACGTTTTGGGCATTTCCCTAACATCACTCACATCCAGGGGCTGGTAGCTCATGCCTTGAGCCGTCAGGGGAAGGGCTGGTTTGAGCCACGCCTGGGCGTGCCGGTGGAGTGGTTCGTTTACAATGCGGGACCTTCTGCCACGGAGGCCATCTTTGCTCGCTCACTGGATGTCACCTACATCGGCCCTAGTCCCGTGCTGAATGCGTATGCTAAATCAAAGGGGACGGAGATTCGCGTCCTGTCTGGGGCAGCCACCGGGGGCAGTGCCCTGGTGGTGCGGCCTGAGGCAAATATCCAGACACCAGCGGATTTCAAAGGCAAGCGCATCGCCACTCCACAGTTAGGCAATACCCAGGATGTGCAGCTTCGTGCTTGGTTGTCAGACAATGGCATTAAAGTGACCGCCACGGGCGGCGAGGCTTCCGTGTTGCCCACGCAGAACCCGGATCAACTCGCGCTTTTCATCAAACGGGACATTGATGCTGTATGGACGGTGGAACCATGGGTGAGCCGCCTGGAGCTTGAAGCGGGGGGGAAGATCTTTGTCGAAGATAAAGGCACCTTTGCCACCATCCTAGCCTCCAGTGTGGCCTTTTTGAAGGACCGCCCAGAACTGGCGAAGAAACTGGTGGCAGCGCATGAGGAGCTGACAGAATGGATTCAAAAAAATCCATTGGAAGCTCGCAAACTCATTCAGTCTGAATTGAAGGAACTCACCACCAAAGCTCCAGGTGAAGAGTTGCTTGATCGTGCCCTGCCACGGGTGCTGCTGAATACGGAAGTGAATCGGGCAGGTCTGGATGAAATGGTGATTTCGGCACAAAAAGCAGGATTTCTCAAAGATATCCCTTCACTCGACGCTTTGTTGCCGCAACTTTGA
- a CDS encoding ABC transporter permease: MIRVIRSLGFFFLLIVLWEAASRAGWWSPVLVPAPLAIGEYLITAVKDGSLFEAGCVTMKRLLVGYVVGLAAGIPLGLLTARFRFAADTLGVLALGLQTLPSVCWVPLALLWFGQTESAMLFIVIMGTLWAVLLATDHGIRQIPPIYRRAASTMGSGGLHLLWHVLLPASLPHLVSGMKQGWAFAWRSLMAAEIYVTVLTGFGLGHLLHYGRELQAMDQVAAIMLVILIVGFAADKLLFSPWESFLRRRWGLV; encoded by the coding sequence ATGATCCGCGTTATTCGTTCTCTTGGTTTTTTCTTTTTGCTCATTGTCCTGTGGGAGGCAGCTTCACGTGCGGGGTGGTGGTCCCCCGTCCTCGTTCCAGCCCCTTTAGCCATCGGTGAATATCTCATCACGGCGGTCAAAGACGGATCTTTGTTTGAGGCGGGTTGCGTGACAATGAAGCGTCTTTTGGTAGGTTATGTTGTGGGTTTGGCGGCGGGTATTCCTTTGGGACTGCTGACCGCTCGGTTTCGCTTCGCGGCGGATACGTTGGGCGTGTTGGCTCTCGGACTTCAGACTTTGCCCAGCGTGTGCTGGGTGCCGCTGGCGCTGTTATGGTTTGGTCAGACAGAATCGGCCATGCTTTTCATTGTCATCATGGGTACTTTGTGGGCGGTCTTGCTGGCCACGGATCACGGCATTCGCCAGATTCCCCCTATTTATCGCAGGGCAGCTTCTACCATGGGTTCGGGCGGGCTGCACCTGCTCTGGCACGTGCTCCTGCCTGCCAGCCTGCCGCATTTGGTCAGTGGCATGAAGCAGGGCTGGGCCTTTGCCTGGCGCTCGCTGATGGCAGCGGAAATTTACGTCACGGTTCTGACAGGTTTTGGTCTCGGTCATTTGCTACATTACGGGCGTGAACTCCAGGCCATGGATCAAGTGGCGGCGATCATGCTGGTGATCCTCATCGTGGGTTTTGCCGCAGATAAACTTCTGTTCAGCCCCTGGGAGTCCTTCCTGCGGCGTCGCTGGGGTCTGGTGTGA